One part of the Mariniblastus fucicola genome encodes these proteins:
- the ahcY gene encoding adenosylhomocysteinase produces the protein MASVDKQVERLPYKVKDISLAEFGRKEIQLAENEMPGLMALREKYGESKPLAGARIAGCLHMTIQTAVLIETLVELGAEVTWSSCNIFSTQDHAAAAIAAAGIPVYAWKGETDEEFEWCIEQTLFFPSGEPLNMILDDGGDLTAMVHEKFPEMLSNVHGISEETTAGVHRLDAMVKAATLKVPAININDSATKSKFDNLYGCRESLADGVKRATDVMLAGKVAVVCGYGDVGKGCAHSLRSYGCRVIVTEIDPINALQAAMEGYEVTTMEEASKEGNLYVTTTGNKDIILGEHIAQMPNDAILCNIGHFDTEIDVAWLESQVEAGKVTKSEIKPADIGAVERYTFADSGNSVIILAKGRLVNLGCATGHPSFVMSTSFTNQVLAQLELWENRDNDKYEVKVYMLPKRLDEEVARLHLDKIGVKLTTLTQEQADYIGVPVEGPYKAEHYRY, from the coding sequence GTGGCAAGTGTAGATAAGCAGGTTGAACGACTACCTTATAAAGTCAAAGACATTTCACTGGCAGAATTCGGTCGCAAAGAAATCCAGCTGGCCGAAAACGAAATGCCAGGATTGATGGCCCTTCGTGAGAAGTACGGCGAGAGCAAGCCTCTTGCTGGAGCTCGCATCGCTGGCTGTCTTCATATGACGATCCAGACTGCTGTTCTGATCGAAACACTCGTTGAGCTTGGTGCCGAAGTAACCTGGTCCAGCTGTAACATCTTCTCGACTCAGGATCACGCAGCGGCTGCGATTGCTGCGGCTGGAATTCCTGTTTACGCCTGGAAGGGCGAAACAGACGAAGAGTTCGAGTGGTGCATCGAGCAAACGTTATTCTTCCCATCGGGAGAGCCGCTGAACATGATTCTTGACGATGGTGGTGACCTCACTGCCATGGTTCACGAAAAGTTTCCAGAGATGCTTTCGAACGTTCACGGAATCAGTGAAGAGACAACGGCTGGAGTTCATCGCCTCGACGCGATGGTTAAAGCTGCGACTCTTAAAGTTCCAGCGATCAACATCAACGACAGCGCCACAAAAAGTAAGTTCGACAACCTCTACGGTTGCCGCGAATCACTTGCTGACGGCGTAAAGCGTGCGACAGACGTCATGCTGGCCGGTAAGGTCGCAGTTGTTTGTGGTTACGGCGACGTTGGTAAAGGTTGTGCTCACAGCCTTCGCAGCTACGGTTGCCGCGTGATCGTGACTGAGATCGATCCAATCAACGCGCTTCAGGCCGCGATGGAAGGCTACGAAGTTACTACGATGGAAGAAGCTTCCAAAGAAGGTAACCTCTACGTCACAACGACTGGTAACAAGGACATCATCCTTGGCGAGCACATTGCTCAAATGCCAAACGATGCAATCCTTTGCAATATCGGTCACTTCGATACTGAAATCGACGTTGCCTGGCTTGAGTCGCAAGTCGAAGCCGGCAAAGTTACCAAGTCCGAAATCAAACCTGCTGACATCGGTGCAGTTGAGCGTTACACGTTCGCTGACTCTGGCAACAGCGTGATCATTCTGGCCAAAGGCCGTTTGGTCAATCTTGGTTGTGCAACGGGTCATCCAAGCTTCGTGATGAGCACGTCTTTCACCAACCAGGTGTTGGCTCAGCTTGAGCTTTGGGAAAACCGCGACAACGACAAGTACGAAGTCAAAGTCTACATGTTGCCAAAGCGTTTGGACGAAGAAGTTGCTCGTTTGCACCTCGACAAGATCGGCGTCAAGCTGACGACGTTGACGCAAGAGCAAGCGGACTACATCGGCGTGCCAGTCGAAGGTCCATACAAGGCTGAGCACTACCGCTACTAG
- a CDS encoding TadE/TadG family type IV pilus assembly protein — MILNKLKTRNRSERTGALTVEFALVLPLLLLCLFAFYEISRASMIKHATEASAYEGARKGIVPGATEQEIRDQVEFVLSSVGVENFTINVEQNHPSGSTLKVKVTVNVPFTETTTGGLLFGANRSFTAVTELGQETL; from the coding sequence ATGATTCTGAACAAATTGAAAACCCGAAATCGATCAGAAAGAACCGGAGCGTTGACCGTTGAGTTTGCGTTGGTTCTGCCACTGCTGTTGCTGTGCCTGTTCGCGTTCTACGAGATTTCTCGAGCGAGCATGATCAAACATGCGACTGAGGCGTCAGCTTATGAAGGCGCTCGAAAAGGCATCGTTCCTGGAGCCACTGAGCAGGAAATTCGAGACCAGGTCGAGTTTGTGTTGAGCTCGGTTGGCGTCGAAAACTTCACGATCAACGTGGAACAGAATCATCCTTCTGGTTCAACATTGAAAGTCAAAGTCACGGTCAACGTTCCGTTTACGGAAACGACGACGGGAGGGCTTTTGTTCGGAGCCAACCGTTCGTTCACGGCGGTGACAGAACTGGGGCAGGAAACGCTTTAG
- a CDS encoding vWA domain-containing protein — protein MKNALNTNATDRRGAMLPMLAVVMIILMIVVSLGVDIARMHLTRSELRTANDAAARAAVESIGRSQNETTARNAAIAVAARNSVAGKGLTLRSDQIKVGHATKLSSGRYEFQEGGSYLTSARVVGSRSSTSPDGSVGLLFGPLFGVDEFCSDSAAAATQSQRDIALVLDVSGSMASEGRFEALADALESFLSVLNTTPQSEYVSLSVYETTARKSQVLTSNLTSINDAFDDEAPNGATAIGLGMSEGLNSVLYDSNARPFALKTIVVMTDGNHNTDIDPETIAQQCADKNVSVYTITFKDGADEARMEQVAQIAGGLHVHATSNAELEEAFESIARQLGVMLIE, from the coding sequence ATGAAGAACGCCTTGAACACTAACGCCACGGATCGCCGAGGTGCGATGCTGCCGATGCTTGCCGTCGTGATGATCATTTTGATGATCGTCGTTTCGCTGGGAGTCGACATTGCCCGAATGCATTTGACGCGTAGCGAGTTGCGTACTGCAAACGATGCCGCGGCACGTGCTGCGGTCGAATCCATCGGTCGCAGTCAAAACGAAACCACGGCGAGAAATGCAGCAATCGCGGTCGCAGCACGAAACTCCGTTGCTGGAAAAGGCCTGACACTTCGAAGCGACCAGATCAAAGTTGGGCATGCAACCAAGTTGTCATCCGGCAGATACGAGTTCCAGGAGGGGGGATCATACCTGACCAGCGCACGTGTTGTCGGCAGCCGTTCATCAACTTCACCGGACGGTTCTGTCGGGCTTCTTTTCGGTCCACTATTTGGAGTCGATGAGTTCTGCTCAGATTCTGCGGCAGCGGCAACTCAATCGCAGCGAGACATCGCTCTGGTACTGGACGTGTCGGGATCGATGGCTTCCGAAGGTCGATTCGAAGCTCTTGCTGACGCGTTGGAAAGCTTCCTGAGCGTTCTGAACACGACTCCGCAAAGCGAATACGTTTCGTTGTCCGTGTACGAGACGACGGCCAGAAAGTCTCAAGTTTTGACGTCAAACCTGACCTCCATCAATGACGCGTTCGATGATGAAGCACCTAATGGTGCGACGGCTATTGGGCTTGGTATGTCGGAAGGACTCAACTCGGTTCTGTACGATTCGAATGCTCGACCTTTCGCACTCAAGACGATCGTCGTTATGACGGACGGAAACCACAACACGGACATTGATCCGGAAACGATTGCCCAGCAGTGTGCTGACAAGAACGTTTCGGTCTATACGATTACTTTCAAGGATGGTGCTGACGAAGCAAGGATGGAACAGGTAGCGCAGATCGCTGGTGGACTTCATGTTCACGCGACCAGCAACGCAGAGTTGGAAGAAGCGTTTGAATCCATTGCTCGCCAACTTGGAGTCATGTTGATCGAGTGA
- a CDS encoding TadE/TadG family type IV pilus assembly protein — translation MFHRPPNIKTKRASRRGAAVVEFAVCLPLIVLIVFGGIEAANMLFLRQTLVQAAYEGIKTGVKVDGTAVQAQASAQAVCDGRNLQNVTISLSPSNLAAVSRGDIIEITVSAPGDDNSIFPFGPFAGKDVTASAVMVKE, via the coding sequence ATGTTCCACCGACCACCAAACATTAAAACAAAACGAGCATCACGCCGCGGCGCTGCCGTGGTTGAGTTCGCAGTTTGCCTGCCACTGATTGTGCTGATTGTATTCGGCGGAATCGAAGCAGCAAACATGTTGTTCCTTCGACAGACGTTGGTTCAGGCAGCTTACGAAGGCATCAAGACTGGCGTTAAAGTTGACGGCACCGCAGTTCAAGCTCAGGCATCTGCTCAGGCTGTTTGCGACGGACGCAATCTCCAGAACGTTACGATCTCGCTTTCGCCGTCGAATCTGGCAGCCGTCTCTCGCGGAGATATTATCGAAATCACGGTCTCCGCACCTGGCGACGATAACAGTATTTTTCCATTCGGACCTTTTGCTGGAAAAGACGTTACTGCTTCGGCAGTGATGGTCAAAGAATAG
- a CDS encoding DUF1570 domain-containing protein, producing the protein MKSIDVLLLLSFLFFSIAAVCYFRPSLRQSPSVSVSDSPTISDSPTDSDFSASHNPECRQEPSPATNLVPINRVVQPSLDFEAHADGLRKTYGNEFSVVVEKPFVVIGDQPQAEVEKWATGTIRWAVKQIKESYFEQDPDHIINIWLFKDSESYYRNAERLFGSKPTTPYGYYSPSDKALVMNISTGGGTLVHEIVHPFMAANFEACPSWFNEGLASLYEQSSEQNGKIVGLTNWRLRGLQLAIHDGLLGSFENMMSTTDREFYDGASTNYAQARYLCYWLQQQGKLREFYRRFSENAANDQSGIDTLKEILGTNDLKAFQAGWEKEVLKLRFP; encoded by the coding sequence ATGAAAAGCATTGATGTCTTACTGTTGCTAAGCTTCCTGTTCTTCTCAATCGCCGCGGTCTGCTACTTCCGCCCATCTTTGCGGCAAAGCCCCTCTGTTTCGGTTTCCGATTCACCAACGATATCCGATTCACCAACGGATTCGGATTTCTCTGCCAGCCACAATCCGGAATGCCGGCAAGAGCCATCGCCCGCGACGAATTTGGTGCCCATCAACCGGGTTGTCCAACCGAGTCTCGATTTCGAAGCACACGCTGATGGGTTGCGAAAGACGTATGGCAATGAGTTTTCTGTCGTGGTCGAAAAACCGTTTGTGGTGATTGGCGACCAGCCGCAAGCCGAAGTCGAAAAATGGGCGACAGGTACGATTCGCTGGGCCGTGAAGCAGATCAAGGAATCCTATTTCGAACAGGATCCCGATCACATCATCAACATCTGGTTGTTCAAAGATAGCGAAAGCTACTATCGAAACGCGGAACGCTTGTTCGGTTCCAAGCCAACGACTCCTTACGGATACTATTCGCCATCAGACAAAGCTCTGGTCATGAACATCAGCACCGGCGGTGGCACGCTAGTTCATGAGATCGTACATCCGTTCATGGCGGCAAATTTCGAAGCTTGTCCGTCATGGTTCAATGAAGGGTTGGCGTCGTTGTACGAGCAAAGTTCTGAGCAGAATGGCAAGATCGTCGGGCTGACCAATTGGCGATTGCGCGGTTTGCAACTAGCGATTCACGACGGCTTGCTGGGTTCGTTCGAGAACATGATGTCGACAACGGATCGAGAGTTCTACGACGGCGCCTCGACCAATTACGCTCAGGCGAGATATCTTTGCTACTGGTTGCAACAGCAAGGAAAGTTGCGCGAATTCTATCGTCGTTTTTCAGAAAATGCAGCGAACGACCAGAGCGGCATCGATACGTTGAAAGAAATTCTCGGAACGAATGACCTGAAAGCATTCCAGGCCGGCTGGGAGAAGGAAGTTCTGAAGCTTCGGTTTCCGTGA
- a CDS encoding GlsB/YeaQ/YmgE family stress response membrane protein, producing MELDIEQLTHYANLGLTWIGFGVVVGLAAKAVMPGRDPGGTIATVMMGIAGTLIGCAFLQWTQGPTAEAVKPVSLLGFSVGSAGALVLLFMYKVLGGYWFVEGEQVTLRNRRRRRRYRQVYDD from the coding sequence ATGGAATTGGATATTGAGCAACTGACGCACTACGCGAATCTTGGATTAACCTGGATTGGCTTTGGTGTTGTTGTCGGCCTCGCAGCAAAAGCAGTCATGCCAGGCAGAGACCCCGGCGGTACGATCGCCACCGTCATGATGGGGATCGCAGGAACGCTGATCGGTTGCGCTTTTCTTCAATGGACCCAAGGGCCAACAGCCGAAGCCGTCAAACCGGTTAGCCTGCTTGGGTTTTCGGTTGGCTCGGCCGGAGCGTTGGTGTTGTTGTTCATGTACAAAGTTCTCGGCGGCTATTGGTTCGTCGAAGGGGAACAGGTTACGTTGAGAAACCGACGACGCAGACGACGTTACCGCCAAGTCTACGACGATTAG
- a CDS encoding site-2 protease family protein — protein sequence MDHNSSWSFSLGRWVGVPVRVHMLLLLFLAVIFCVDFNSPTSAGNAILSTAMVTAAVLIGSIIVHELAHVFAIHNLGGSVSSVLFMPWGGNSTFQYPEQKSAKLIAILAGPFVNFAIFMFGTILLLQSTEVSFKEIIHPFRPHIFLTSDVPTSLILIGTWINFQLLLANLIPCFPFDGANALRTVFAFFYDKVPQYRIESAIRVSGTAVAFTLIGFAWVLRGYQTGPIEPIWFVLLVGGISLYFAAGYAFDVETCDISEEWDESHTALGLSDAFSDTPSFFMFGDTEDPEYSKWLVEKQEARIRDEMQHEQQEIELADEVLEKLHQSGIESLTSDEKMLLQRVSERLRRKRKLDVID from the coding sequence ATGGATCACAATTCAAGTTGGAGCTTTAGCCTTGGAAGATGGGTCGGAGTTCCCGTTCGAGTGCACATGCTTCTGCTGCTGTTTCTGGCAGTAATATTTTGCGTCGACTTTAATTCGCCGACATCGGCCGGTAATGCGATTCTGTCAACGGCGATGGTGACCGCGGCGGTTCTGATCGGCAGCATCATCGTCCACGAACTGGCTCACGTTTTCGCCATTCACAATCTCGGCGGATCGGTGTCTTCGGTTCTGTTCATGCCCTGGGGCGGAAATTCTACTTTCCAGTATCCCGAGCAAAAGTCTGCAAAGCTGATCGCGATTCTTGCGGGTCCGTTTGTCAATTTCGCGATTTTCATGTTCGGGACGATCCTGCTTCTGCAGTCAACAGAGGTCTCGTTCAAGGAGATCATCCACCCGTTCCGACCACACATTTTCCTGACCAGTGACGTTCCGACGTCGCTGATTTTGATTGGAACCTGGATCAATTTTCAGCTGTTGCTCGCGAACTTGATTCCGTGCTTTCCGTTTGACGGAGCGAATGCTCTGCGAACCGTTTTTGCGTTCTTTTACGACAAAGTACCGCAATATCGGATTGAGTCCGCGATTCGAGTCAGCGGTACTGCGGTCGCGTTCACGCTGATTGGTTTCGCATGGGTTCTGCGTGGCTATCAGACAGGTCCGATCGAGCCGATCTGGTTTGTGTTGCTCGTTGGAGGCATCTCGCTTTATTTTGCAGCAGGATATGCGTTCGATGTTGAAACTTGCGACATTTCTGAGGAGTGGGATGAGTCCCATACGGCGTTGGGATTGTCGGATGCGTTTTCTGATACACCGTCGTTTTTCATGTTCGGCGACACCGAGGATCCTGAGTATTCGAAGTGGTTGGTTGAGAAACAGGAAGCCCGCATTCGCGACGAAATGCAGCACGAGCAGCAGGAAATCGAACTGGCGGATGAGGTGCTGGAGAAATTGCACCAGTCCGGAATCGAGAGTCTGACTTCGGATGAGAAAATGCTGCTTCAGCGAGTCAGTGAGCGTTTGCGACGTAAACGCAAGCTTGATGTAATCGACTGA
- a CDS encoding DUF1015 domain-containing protein, whose protein sequence is MADIQAFRGLRYDLSKVGSLSDVVAPPYDVISVEQRSSLEARNPHNIVRLILPGDEDLREGESVYGLAANELKAWCRDRILRPDPVASVYVYHQCFEFEGRQYERRGFLARVKLEPFGEGTIYPHEQTHSKAKEDRYQLMSHCRANLSPIFGIYPDAENRAQEILESAIEDRTPLVATDDGVEHRMWKVTDVDAISSAATVLGGLPVYIADGHHRYETSCRIRDESRRAGESGSADYAMMMFISMHDPGLAVLPTHRLFRGLKAMTSTELTEKIDRAFDVEVVGTGAELCEDVWQSIQIEDQQTTLGLYCAADDTWLLARLSVDGLAMMEKLAPDQSDRWRGLGVSLLHRLLVEELIGEKDLPAPKYVHAIDEVLDGIKNGDSAGRDATGQTGTGAAFELVALVMPASVEDVKQISEQGLRMPAKSTYFFPKLLSGLVINPLDD, encoded by the coding sequence ATGGCAGACATCCAAGCCTTTCGAGGACTCCGATACGACCTCTCCAAAGTAGGTTCACTTTCCGACGTCGTCGCGCCGCCCTACGACGTCATCTCAGTCGAACAGCGATCTTCGCTCGAAGCTCGGAATCCGCACAACATCGTCCGGCTGATCCTTCCCGGCGATGAAGACCTCCGCGAAGGAGAGTCTGTCTACGGCTTGGCGGCCAACGAACTCAAGGCCTGGTGTCGCGACAGAATCTTGCGGCCTGATCCCGTCGCATCGGTCTACGTCTACCACCAGTGCTTCGAATTCGAAGGCCGGCAGTACGAGCGACGAGGCTTCCTGGCTCGCGTCAAGCTCGAGCCATTTGGGGAAGGCACGATCTATCCGCATGAGCAAACTCACTCGAAAGCGAAAGAAGATCGCTATCAACTGATGAGTCACTGCCGAGCGAATCTCAGTCCCATTTTTGGAATCTATCCTGACGCTGAAAATCGAGCTCAGGAGATTCTGGAATCCGCGATCGAAGACCGGACTCCGTTGGTCGCGACGGATGATGGAGTCGAACATCGGATGTGGAAAGTCACCGATGTGGATGCGATCTCAAGTGCCGCGACGGTTCTGGGAGGACTGCCCGTTTACATTGCTGATGGCCATCATCGCTATGAGACGTCTTGTCGGATCCGCGACGAATCACGCCGGGCTGGCGAATCAGGTTCAGCGGACTATGCCATGATGATGTTCATCAGCATGCACGACCCAGGGCTCGCCGTGCTGCCAACTCATCGGCTGTTCCGTGGGTTGAAAGCAATGACCTCGACGGAGCTAACCGAAAAGATCGACCGTGCGTTTGATGTCGAAGTGGTGGGCACCGGAGCCGAACTTTGCGAGGACGTTTGGCAATCGATTCAGATCGAGGATCAACAGACAACGTTGGGGCTGTATTGCGCCGCCGACGACACGTGGCTGCTAGCGAGGCTCTCGGTTGATGGGCTGGCGATGATGGAAAAACTGGCACCTGATCAAAGCGATCGTTGGCGCGGGCTGGGAGTTTCGTTGCTACATCGGTTGCTGGTTGAGGAGTTGATCGGCGAGAAAGATCTGCCGGCTCCCAAGTACGTCCATGCTATCGACGAAGTGTTGGATGGAATCAAAAACGGTGATTCGGCGGGACGCGATGCGACTGGGCAAACAGGAACCGGGGCCGCTTTCGAACTGGTCGCGTTGGTCATGCCCGCGAGCGTGGAGGACGTGAAGCAGATTTCCGAGCAGGGATTACGGATGCCGGCGAAGAGTACTTACTTCTTTCCGAAGCTGTTGAGCGGACTGGTGATTAACCCGTTGGATGATTAG
- a CDS encoding ParA family protein — MSRTLCIANQKGGVGKTTTSINLASGLATAGHSVLLVDMDPQCNATSGLGLEPAKQHPLITNTPIRHSVLATDVEGLDVLPGSGSFRDADTLANSDQTATEIVVEHLRSGALIYDYVLIDCPPSLGTLTRAALAASNEVVLPIQCEYFAMEGLTQMIGVIKEVMLERPGELTFGGIVLTMYDESLELTAEVDADLRQFFGEVVFDTVIPRDVHVAEAPSHGLSVLDYAPRCRGSRAYTELCMEILERD, encoded by the coding sequence GTGAGCAGGACACTGTGTATCGCCAATCAGAAAGGTGGAGTCGGGAAAACGACGACCTCCATCAACTTGGCGTCAGGTCTTGCCACCGCCGGGCACTCGGTCTTGCTCGTCGACATGGACCCGCAATGTAACGCCACGTCGGGCTTGGGCCTCGAACCAGCCAAACAGCATCCGTTGATCACCAACACGCCCATTCGCCACAGTGTGCTAGCAACCGATGTCGAAGGACTGGACGTGCTTCCTGGTAGCGGCTCATTTCGTGACGCCGATACGCTGGCTAACTCCGACCAGACGGCGACAGAGATCGTCGTGGAACATCTTCGCAGCGGAGCCCTGATCTACGACTACGTACTGATCGACTGTCCTCCTTCTTTGGGAACTCTGACCCGAGCCGCGCTTGCGGCCTCGAATGAAGTCGTGCTGCCAATCCAATGTGAGTACTTCGCGATGGAAGGCCTGACTCAAATGATTGGTGTCATCAAAGAAGTCATGCTTGAACGTCCCGGCGAGCTGACGTTCGGAGGCATCGTGCTGACCATGTACGACGAGTCCCTCGAGCTGACCGCTGAAGTGGATGCTGACCTGAGACAATTTTTTGGCGAAGTCGTTTTCGATACCGTCATCCCACGCGACGTGCATGTCGCCGAAGCACCCAGCCATGGTCTGAGTGTGTTGGACTATGCACCGCGATGTCGTGGGAGCCGAGCTTACACTGAACTCTGTATGGAGATACTGGAACGTGACTAG
- a CDS encoding ParB/RepB/Spo0J family partition protein → MTRKKRLGRGLEALLNSTEPDHSATIAVMDPGNNFIDRNHDGIPDGAQPEMSGATNAQTDVVAADRSRTPQPQIDSVPENSLTSDVVHLSVYEIEDNPFQPRREFSEPEIVSLSESLKEHDLMQPILVRVVDDRYQLISGERRLRAAIKANWQTIPARIRNADDRLVSELAIVENLQRKDLNAIEKALSFRRYIDEHRCTQEDLAKRLKIDRSTIANLMRLLELPTKIQTSVQTGRISAGHARALLPLGDAQMQQAWCDRIEREGLSVRAIEKLVAEQIADEEVHGRANAERARRSRDRQVEALQHELRMALGTAVKIKTGAKNRGQIVISFKDNDEFERLRELLLDGGAQ, encoded by the coding sequence GTGACTAGAAAGAAACGACTTGGACGCGGGCTCGAAGCATTGCTGAACTCGACCGAGCCTGATCATAGCGCCACGATTGCTGTGATGGATCCGGGAAACAACTTCATCGATCGGAACCACGACGGCATCCCGGATGGTGCTCAGCCGGAAATGTCAGGGGCAACAAACGCTCAGACAGACGTTGTCGCGGCGGATCGGTCGCGAACGCCGCAGCCTCAAATTGACTCCGTTCCGGAAAACAGTTTGACCAGTGACGTCGTGCACTTGAGCGTCTACGAGATCGAAGACAATCCCTTTCAGCCTCGCCGCGAGTTCAGCGAACCTGAAATCGTTTCGCTTTCGGAGAGCCTCAAAGAACACGATCTGATGCAGCCGATTTTGGTAAGGGTTGTTGACGACCGTTATCAACTTATTAGTGGCGAGCGTCGTTTACGGGCCGCAATAAAAGCCAACTGGCAAACGATCCCGGCTCGAATTCGAAACGCAGACGATCGCTTGGTGTCTGAGCTGGCGATCGTCGAAAACTTGCAGCGAAAGGACCTGAACGCGATCGAGAAAGCGTTGTCGTTCCGCCGCTACATCGATGAGCACCGTTGCACGCAAGAGGATCTGGCAAAGCGGTTGAAGATTGACCGTTCCACGATTGCGAACCTGATGCGATTGCTGGAATTGCCGACCAAAATTCAGACTTCTGTCCAGACCGGGCGGATTTCGGCTGGTCATGCCCGGGCGTTGCTTCCGCTGGGCGATGCTCAGATGCAGCAGGCCTGGTGCGACCGGATCGAGCGTGAGGGGTTAAGCGTTCGGGCGATCGAGAAACTGGTTGCAGAACAAATTGCTGACGAAGAAGTTCACGGCCGGGCCAACGCGGAGCGGGCCAGAAGAAGCCGCGATCGCCAAGTCGAGGCGTTGCAGCACGAACTTCGGATGGCGTTGGGAACAGCGGTGAAGATCAAGACAGGCGCTAAAAACCGTGGTCAGATCGTGATTTCGTTCAAAGACAACGACGAATTCGAGCGTCTGCGCGAACTTTTGCTCGACGGCGGTGCTCAGTAA
- a CDS encoding MaoC/PaaZ C-terminal domain-containing protein has product MDSPLFYEDIAVGQSWTSPRRTVTEADVVNFATMTGDFNPLHVDYDYAAKTPYRQPIAHGLLGLSWVAGLGSYFPNVNTVAFTAVRNWEFVRPLFFGDTVFVETTCLEKTPAGRRNGKVIWQRHLVNQSQHVVQQGSFETLVSMKNAVRKPKFHSEQESRPSIYANEQSDGFGREDHDR; this is encoded by the coding sequence ATGGATTCGCCACTCTTTTATGAAGACATAGCTGTCGGACAGAGCTGGACCAGTCCTCGGCGTACCGTCACCGAAGCGGATGTTGTGAACTTCGCGACGATGACCGGTGACTTCAATCCGCTGCACGTGGATTACGATTACGCCGCCAAGACTCCGTATCGCCAGCCGATTGCTCATGGGCTGCTGGGCCTTTCATGGGTCGCCGGACTCGGTAGCTATTTCCCCAACGTCAACACGGTCGCGTTCACGGCTGTTCGGAACTGGGAATTTGTCAGGCCACTGTTCTTTGGTGACACCGTGTTCGTCGAAACGACTTGCCTTGAGAAAACGCCCGCCGGTCGACGAAACGGAAAAGTCATCTGGCAGCGCCACTTGGTGAACCAGTCGCAGCACGTCGTTCAGCAAGGCAGTTTCGAGACACTTGTCTCGATGAAGAACGCTGTTCGCAAGCCCAAGTTTCACAGCGAGCAGGAATCTCGTCCGTCGATCTACGCCAACGAGCAGTCTGACGGATTCGGTCGCGAAGACCACGACCGCTAG